The Triticum dicoccoides isolate Atlit2015 ecotype Zavitan chromosome 6A, WEW_v2.0, whole genome shotgun sequence genome has a window encoding:
- the LOC119316392 gene encoding MLO-like protein 13, with translation MGQEEEAQSLALTPTWVVASVCLVIVVISLAAERLLHRLGKVLKFNGQEALFSALQRVKEELMILGFISFLLSVCQNLINRICIPESAARIMLPCIEESKAREDAAKLCKRKGEVPMLSEEALHQLHIFIFVLGVVHVLFCVTTLLLGGAKMRTWNKWEKEIQQGRIKEREKMPGWMKPSAVRWIIAFFKQFYNSVGKPDYQVLRSAFVLRHYPNRLDFDFHKYMVRALEHDFKEVVGISWYLWLFVIVFLLLNINGWHTYFWLSFLPLILLLIVGTKLEHISTRLAQEAAECSDEASGNPWTKPCKEHFWFSHPRAVLHLIHFILFQNSFEMAFFFWVLATYGFDSCIMENRSYALPRLAIGIIVQVLCSYSTLPLYAIVTHMGGDIKLQAFGEHVHVSVHSWATDVKKKATSLPAHPHPHQHQHPHSHLRIPFLSKKRHSGRGPATEEAAAEARATEQRAGSSSTPNAPPQQRADDLEEIVTTTEDDHRRRNASFS, from the exons atggggcaggaggaggaggcgcagtcgCTGGCGCTCACGCCGACGTGGGTGGTCGCCTCCGTCtgcctcgtcatcgtcgtcatctcccTCGCCGCCGAGCGCCTGCTCCACCGCCTCGGCAAG GTGCTCAAATTCAATGGCCAAGAAGCACTATTTTCAGCCTTGCAAAGAGTCAAAGAAG AGTTGATGATTCTGGGTTTCATTTCCTTCCTACTAAGCGTCTGCCAAAATCTCATCAATCGCATTTGCATCCCGGAGAGTGCTGCACGTATCATGCTTCCATGCATTGAAGAGTCCAAAGCCAGAGAAGATGCTGCCAAACTCTGCAAGAGAAAG GGTGAAGTTCCCATGCTATCTGAAGAGGCTCTGCATCAGCTGCACATCTTTATCTTTGTACTTGGTGTGGTGCATGTTCTGTTCTGTGTTACAACGCTGTTACTTGGTGGAGCTAAG ATGAGAACGTGGAATAAATGGGAGAAAGAAATTCAACaaggaagaatcaaggagcgtgaAAAGATGCCAGGCTGGATGAAACCATCTGCTGTAAGATGGATT ATTGCATTCTTCAAGCAGTTTTATAATTCTGTCGGTAAACCAGATTATCAAGTACTCAGATCAGCTTTTGTTCTG CGCCACTACCCAAATCGCCTAGACTTTGATTTCCACAAGTACATGGTTCGTGCCCTCGAGCATGACTTCAAAGAAGTGGTTGGAATCAG CTGGTACCTATGGCTTTTCGTTATCGTCTTCCTGCTGCTGAATATAAATG GGTGGCACACTTATTTCTGGCTGTCTTTCTTGCCCTTGATT CTTCTGCTTATTGTTGGCACTAAGCTGGAGCACATCAGCACTCGATTGGCTCAAGAAGCAGCGGAGTGTTCCGATGAAGCATCAGGAAACCCCTGGACGAAGCCATGCAAGGAGCACTTTTGGTTTAGCCATCCTAGGGCTGTCCTCCATCTGATCCATTTCATCTTGTTCCAGAACTCGTTTGAGATGGCATTTTTCTTCTGGGTCTTG GCAACATATGGGTTCGATTCATGCATCATGGAGAACAGATCATATGCCCTCCCCAGACTTGCTATTGG CATCATCGTTCAGGTGCTCTGCAGCTACAGCACCCTGCCGCTGTACGCCATTGTCACCCAC ATGGGCGGCGACATCAAGCTGCAGGCGTTCGGCGAGCACGTACACGTGTCCGTGCACAGCTGGGCGACGGACGTGAAGAAGAAGGCGACGTCGCTGCCGGCCCATCCGCACCCGCACCAGCACCAGCACCCGCACTCGCACCTCCGGATCCCGTTTCTCAGCAAGAAGAGGCACAGCGGTCGCGGCCCCGCAACTGAGGAGGCCGCAGCGGAGGCGAGGGCGACGGAGCAGCGCGCCGGGAGCTCCAGCACGCCCAACGCACCGCCGCAGCAGCGGGCCGACGACCTAGAGGAGATCGTGACGACCACGGAGGACGACCATCGTCGTCGCAACGCCAGTTTCTCGTAG
- the LOC119316391 gene encoding protein WVD2-like 7, whose protein sequence is MAAEVGQPFSGWSYSDSPYNDLCTQDDSVQKMVLDHGSVSFGRFAEESLSWENRSVFEHNRRQEEISKLTLPGLVAQKKAFFEEYYKRKAQKAKLLTEATLEERSDGDTLDHSRQEDDSHAVAPEDPVDSAPGFSCQPSTGVSSSDENKRSEPHGLGYLTFNPLFSRITGSQGIQDEEASSTAQNQHVDGEFRCATRTSSKHGLNQETVERKVLAPKHVVSTDYGESNVAASRIILPIASLKAGVKKQEPRKSIAAAVINGLTKGAKDPSSCLIQIPRVHLRRNSENMNSEGLKDPFHKRVEMKLRALSDRMSAEKAAASSRSSPYQNADRAAISSRSALCQNTDRVIAPSKSATQASHRFLKEVQPAATLPRTNFYNKGSSVSHVASSNSSNTGKLATRSSVMPNSPQNNAKPLQAAQVASKRGAGLTSTSNGSQNKRKQLSTPAASVGNSRTRGSMHICAPTSARSSSSGIRPYKTAKAPRISNGRNAAVKTEMMQKSTTYETHSVGGMNALSKVTVNGNEQNRKVISSRDGKRSNLACKSKPRQEMPRWR, encoded by the exons ATGGCTGCTGAAGTTGGGCAGCCGTTCAGTGGATGGTCTTACTCAGATTCGCCCTACAACGACCTCTGCACACAG GACGATTCAGTTCAGAAAATGGTGCTTGATCATGGTTCGGTATCATTTGGTAGATTTGCAGAAGAGTCTTTGTCATGGGAAAACAGATCAGTATTTGAACACAACAGACGTCAGGAGGAGATAAGCAAACTCACACTGCCTGGTTTAGTTGCACAAAAGAAGGCATTTTTTGAAGAATATTACAAGAGGAAGGCTCAGAAAGCTAAACTTCTTACTGAAGCCACATTGGAAGAAAGGAGTGATGGCGACACTCTGGACCATAGTAGGCAGGAAGATGATTCACACGCAGTTGCTCCCGAAGATCCTGTGGATAGTGCTCCAGGCTTCAGTTGTCAACCATCTACTGGAGTGAGCTCATCGGATGAGAATAAACGCTCTGAACCCCATGGGCTAGGATACTTGACATTCAATCCTCTGTTTTCTCGGATAACAGGGTCGCAAGGTATTCAAGATGAGGAGGCATCTAGTACTGCTCAAAATCAACATGTTGATGGTGAGTTTCGGTGCGCTACGCGCACGAGTAGTAAACATGGTCTCAACCAGGAAACCGTGGAGAGAAAGGTTCTTGCACCAAAGCATGTGGTTTCAACTGATTATGGTGAAAGTAATGTTGCTGCGTCGAGAATTATCTTGCCTATAGCAAGTTTGAAAGCTGGTGTTAAGAAACAGGAGCCAAGAAAGAGCATAGCGGCAGCTGTCATTAACGGGTTGACAAAGGGGGCCAAG GACCCATCAAGTTGTCTTATCCAAATTCCAAGAGTACATTTAAGAAGAAACTCAGAAAACATGAACTCTGAAGGCTTAAAGGATCCTTTCCACAAGAGGGTTGAGATGAAATTGCGTGCTTTATCTGATAGGATGAGTGCTGAGAAAGCTGCTGCCTCTTCTAGATCTTCTCCGTATCAAAATGCTGATAGAGCTGCCATTTCTTCCAGATCTGCTTTGTGTCAGAACACTGATAGAGTCATTGCACCATCTAAATCAGCTACACAAGCTTCTCACAGGTTTTTGAAAGAAGTACAGCCTGCAGCTACCCTTCCTCGTACAAATTTCTACAACAAGGGATCGTCTGTTTCTCATGTTGCCTCTAGCAACAGCAGCAATACTGGGAAGCTGGCTACTAGAAGCTCAGTTATGCCCAATTCACCTCAAAATAATGCAAAACCCTTGCAGGCTGCTCAG GTCGCATCGAAAAGAGGCGCAGGTCTTACCAGTACAAGCAATGGATCGCAGAACAAAAG GAAGCAGCTGAGCACGCCAGCGGCATCGGTTGGAAATAGCCGTACTAGAGGATCTATGCACATATGTGCACCCACAAGTGCAAG AAGTAGCAGCAGCGGCATCCGACCCTACAAAACTGCAAAGGCACCCCGGATTTCGAACGGGAGGAACGCAGCGGTTAAG ACTGAAATGATGCAGAAGTCCACAACATATGAAACCCATTCTGTTGGAGGAATGAATGCTTTGTCAAAAGTTACTGTAAACGGCAACGAACAAAACAGAAAG GTAATCTCGTCGCGTGATGGCAAGAGGAGCAACCTGGCGTGTAAGAGCAAGCCAAG ACAGGAGATGCCGCGATGGCGATGA